One genomic region from Ochotona princeps isolate mOchPri1 chromosome 5, mOchPri1.hap1, whole genome shotgun sequence encodes:
- the PHOSPHO2 gene encoding pyridoxal phosphate phosphatase PHOSPHO2 isoform X2, giving the protein MKILLVFDFDNTIIDDNSDTWIVQCAPDRKLPIELQESYQKGFWTEFMGRVFKYLGDEGIGEDEMKRAVTSIPFTPGMVELFSFIRKNKDKFDCIIISDSNSIFIDWVLEAAHFHDVFDRVFTNPAGFDNSGYLTVKNYHTHTCNRCPRNLCKNVVLGEFIDKQLKQAVNYTQIVYIGDGGNDVCPVSFLKKEDVAMPRKGYTLQKTLSKMSRNLEPMESSVLVWSSGVEIISHLQSLIKECIH; this is encoded by the coding sequence ATGAAAATCCTGCTGGTTTTTGATTTTGACAATACAATCATAGATGACAATAGTGACACCTGGATTGTGCAGTGTGCCCCAGACAGAAAGCTCCCTATTGAACTGCAAGAGTCATACCAAAAAGGATTTTGGACGGAATTTATGGGCAGAGTCTTTAAATATTTGGGAGATGAAGGTATAGGGGAAGATGAAATGAAAAGAGCAGTTACTTCCATACCTTTCACTCCAGGGATGGTAGAACTTTTCTCCTTTATAAGAAAGAATAAGGATAAATTTGATTGTATTATTATTTCAGATTCAAATTCCATCTTCATAGATTGGGTTTTAGAAGCTGCCCATTTTCACGATGTGTTTGATAGAGTGTTTACAAATCCAGCAGGTTTCGATAACAGTGGTTATCTCACTGTGAAAAATTACCATACTCATACTTGCAATAGGTGCCCAAGGAATCTTTGCAAAAATGTCGTATTAGGAGAATTTATAGATAAACAGTTGAAACAGGCAGTGAATTATACCCAAATTGTTTATATTGGTGATGGTGGAAATGATGTTTGTCCAGTATCCTTTTTAAAGAAGGAAGATGTTGCCATGCCACGGAAAGGATACACTTTACAGAAAACTCTTTCCAAAATGTCTCGAAATCTTGAACCTATGGAATCCTCTGTTTTGGTTTGGTCTTCAGGTGTTGAAATCATTTCTCATTTGCAGTCTCTAATAAAGGAGTGTATCCACTAA
- the PHOSPHO2 gene encoding pyridoxal phosphate phosphatase PHOSPHO2 isoform X1 — MLAIQSPPGTMKILLVFDFDNTIIDDNSDTWIVQCAPDRKLPIELQESYQKGFWTEFMGRVFKYLGDEGIGEDEMKRAVTSIPFTPGMVELFSFIRKNKDKFDCIIISDSNSIFIDWVLEAAHFHDVFDRVFTNPAGFDNSGYLTVKNYHTHTCNRCPRNLCKNVVLGEFIDKQLKQAVNYTQIVYIGDGGNDVCPVSFLKKEDVAMPRKGYTLQKTLSKMSRNLEPMESSVLVWSSGVEIISHLQSLIKECIH, encoded by the exons ATGTTG GCAATCCAGTCTCCTCCTGGAACCATGAAAATCCTGCTGGTTTTTGATTTTGACAATACAATCATAGATGACAATAGTGACACCTGGATTGTGCAGTGTGCCCCAGACAGAAAGCTCCCTATTGAACTGCAAGAGTCATACCAAAAAGGATTTTGGACGGAATTTATGGGCAGAGTCTTTAAATATTTGGGAGATGAAGGTATAGGGGAAGATGAAATGAAAAGAGCAGTTACTTCCATACCTTTCACTCCAGGGATGGTAGAACTTTTCTCCTTTATAAGAAAGAATAAGGATAAATTTGATTGTATTATTATTTCAGATTCAAATTCCATCTTCATAGATTGGGTTTTAGAAGCTGCCCATTTTCACGATGTGTTTGATAGAGTGTTTACAAATCCAGCAGGTTTCGATAACAGTGGTTATCTCACTGTGAAAAATTACCATACTCATACTTGCAATAGGTGCCCAAGGAATCTTTGCAAAAATGTCGTATTAGGAGAATTTATAGATAAACAGTTGAAACAGGCAGTGAATTATACCCAAATTGTTTATATTGGTGATGGTGGAAATGATGTTTGTCCAGTATCCTTTTTAAAGAAGGAAGATGTTGCCATGCCACGGAAAGGATACACTTTACAGAAAACTCTTTCCAAAATGTCTCGAAATCTTGAACCTATGGAATCCTCTGTTTTGGTTTGGTCTTCAGGTGTTGAAATCATTTCTCATTTGCAGTCTCTAATAAAGGAGTGTATCCACTAA